ctaacacataaaacaattgtaaactttgatttataactttgttttattttttttttttttattgttggtaTGTAAAGAAAAGGTCGGCTAGAGTCATGAAATACATCTTtatagatttgaatttgaatttaaattatgaaatatgtTATTAGTAGCTCATCTTCAGCTTGAATTTAAtgtctcaccctttttttttcatatatatgatcaATTGAATATCAAGAATGATTAATGTAATTTATGAAAGATATTTGATTGAATGAGTATGGAATTAACTatatttgtgtaattaattgtattggagTGTACTTATGttagttatatattttctaaatattatcTCAAGCTCTTGGTTATCACGATATCTCATTGtatgtgatagattttattactttgtaagtgatagattttattggtttcttatataatttataccatgatcttgattttttttttttttttcatatgggGGAAGTTATcaatagctttcccgtgcatcgcacgggttagcgactagtatatatatatatatatatatattaataggcaaaacttagagaaggttcaattagaatttcaaactagagtctaattttgcgcaatgtgtcctaaattatttatttttagagagaattttatttcctaattttataatcaaatgtgggatcacattataaatatctatctaaatgaattattgagtacaaaaatcaaatagtCTACAATAAatgatttgtaaaaaaaaaaaaaaaaaaaaagtgcttcacaataacaaaaattaagaagtaataaaaaaataaaataaaaataaataaataaggactatttacattttatacctaataatacaagattttttaaagagttaatagaatataagaatgactatcaattatctatatatatatatatatataaaaccgaagcctctgctagctccacaattttccatgtcacctttttttttttaattcttttttatgttttattatattagaatttatccatttattcccccccccccattCAGCTTTCAcgtcaccattttttttttttaattcttcttaacgtttttgatgttttattatattagaatttatcCATTTAATCCCCCCCGCCCCCTCAGCTTTCACGtcaccctttttttattttattttttattttaattcttcttaacgtttttgatgttttattatattagaaGTTATCCATTTAATCACCCCCCTCAGCTTTCACGtcaactcttttcttttcttttcttttttttttttttttttttttttaattcttcttaatgttttattagtattatattatattagaatTATCAATTTAGAACCCTAATCCAAGTTACAACTCTTTCTTTAGCCTTCATGTCTAAACCCTACAACCTCTCTGTTTTCTAATATACATTGGCACGCCAAAACTCGATCCtcccaccgccaccgccaccatGGATCACTGCCACTGCATTGATTTCTCTTTGCCTCTCCATCGTCGCTCAATCTAGCCCATCATGTTTTATTTTGAGgtaattaaaacattttttttactctccttaatttctatatattgctcTCTCTTTATCCGCTTCAATTGTTCATGGAATTTTGTtagtttgtggttgtgggttgctatggatttaagtttttttgtttttgttttcatggaattttgttggtttgtggTTAGGGGTTGCTctggatttaagtttttttttttttttttttttttttttttttttttttttttttttttttctttgcagatTTCCACgctttcttcttcttacttTGTTGTCAAATCTATGGCAAAGAAGAATcatgaaatttttgtaattagattttctttttcccttttttttgtatgcaatttttattggatttttggtttcttgggattcttctatttggttttaattctgggtttgttttagttaatatatagtatttttctcatcttcattttacattggtttggattttctttttccctttttttaattatgcaatttttattggatttttgtttcctcggattcttctatttgatttcaattttgggtttgttttggtttgatatatAGTGTTACTGTCGTCTTCATTTacattggttttccctttttataaattattataatctcTGGGTTGTCTTATATGATAGCCTACGGAATGTTATGTTAGGGCTACCGCTATTTTGGAttctttgggatttttttttgaaggttgGGGTTGGTTAGTATAGTTGTTTGAGAGTTATATAACtcatttatatatgattatgcaaGATGGGCATGGTattagatattataaatttgaggTAGAGATTCAGAGAGAGGGTTAAGAGAGACTTAACAAATAGCAAGCTTTAACAAATACCTCTATCCTTATGCAAAATCAAAAGgcatattacatatttttaatcTGTTGACTTCATAACCGAAAAATACATAGGTACCTACAAAAACctcattttatgttttcaatttttaggcaCAAAGGAGCTTGCACAGGCCTTGAGAGAAAAAACAATCCTTGGTTATATTGATGCTGGTGTTGCTGTAACATggtactctcttttctttttaaaattctctcttttcattaagtttttttttttcttacccgTACACAAGCcgtttgataaaatttgtaagtgattttttgttgttgttctagAAGTCATAATACATGGAGAGTGGTAAGGAGGAAGATAAGTAGGGAATGTGATGCTATGTTGTTGATTTAATCAAGGTGAGATGTATTTGTTGGCCTTATTTTCTCAATGTCATTTTTTGTGTGATGTAAAAACATGACTGtcatttttttatgctttttcaaTTGAACcagaatgaatttttttctccAACTTAAATGAATGACTGGCTTTTATGTACTGCACCTATTCTTTGAActtgctttcaagtttcataTGATTATATTCTTTAAGAAAACATGTACATACTCCAAATTAAAAGGTAGACTCTAactatttgtattaaaaatttgttgtttttttcctcttggAATATACTTTTAAATCCTTTATGAGATTTTGTGTTACCAATATTTGCTATAGCTCAATTTGTTGTATAATTTATAGTGGTGGAACTACTGAGTGTGTATTTTGGTTTCCACAATGAAAATGGTTGGTTTGAGATCTCTAAATGTGACAAGACTTATTTGCGAagttttgtttaatggtggggAGCAGAATTTTGTGTTGGGTAGGAAACATAGGCAACCACAAAATTTCAGAGGGTGGTTAGGGATGATCACCCGGAATGGAAGTGGTGGCTGGATGGTATggatgatataatatattaagtaaATGTTTTGAGTTGTTGTGAGAgtgaatattattttttcactttaacaTTAGAGAAATCGATgcatcaataataaaatttatatatttattttattaatatatttcattctatttttcTCCTCAAAATTTTGATAGAGATGGTAGTAGCTTCAAAGCATACACAAGTaatttattcatattatttttttcctatacaCAAGTAATTGTTTTAACCAATTCAGTTGATTGTACTAGTTGCGGTGGAGGTTGGCTATTATGGTCAAATCGAAACCAAAGGCATGTGGATGAAACTTTGAAGTTAGTAGTGGATTTGGTGCAAACAACCTGTACACTTGCTGTGGAATATATGGAAGTTTAGAGAAATAATCAGTCTAGATAGCCTGTTGAAGGGTGTACATGGCCTCTATGGATTTGGGGCTTCAAGTAGTAGAGATAGAGTGTGAATTTAATAGTCTAGTAGATGAAGTAAAGTCAGCTGGACCTACCAATTTGAGCATTGGCCACATCCTTAATGATGTTAGACTACTTGGTAGTTGGTTCTTCTATTAggaatatatttttctcttatgGCTTTCCTTGAACAAATGGACCAACAGAAAAGATAGCATTTGAAGCAAAGAACTGGCTGGGTTTGCTAGACAATGATGTATTGGATGGGGGAGCATCCCCCATGTATTAAGACTCTACTAAACAGTAATGTACCTgctcattgaaaaaaaaaaacccaaatgtaTTTGTAGCATTTTTCAGTGGAATTTCTTGCTTCCTTTCGGCATTTTTAATATAGTGATActccataaaattttaaatcaattttttttttctattaaaagttGTGCTATTACCCCGATCCATTAAAAATCACTACTCATGTTTTAGTTTTAAAGTTGTAATATCTATTGGACAATATagtattttgtgtttaaatgcattaatattgttctttttttagaataaaaaaattgtcatatttGAATGATATCTTGAATAATCACTAACTATATATAGTATATTATTAATGTCATCTCTTATTTATAAGcatttcatttaattatataagttattccaactaaaataaaatgaaatgaagatttgaaataatattttaaactaccataaataaatattcgaaataaactaaaattaataaaattttctttttaaaatcttatttttaatagtttttccgtgcatcgcacggattAACGACTAGTATTTAAGTATACCCAAGCATATGCATAAGTTTACAAGTTAATATGAATATTAATAGCAAATAAAAACCtgatagtattttttttttttgataaccatAAAAACCTGTTAGTAAGAATTTGCGGTGAATATATTGTTTACATTAGCATCTTTTTATATTCCCGTTACTGTTTTTGTATCTTTTGGacaatgtaatatatatatatatatatatatatatatatatatatatatatatatatttattaatccGAAGGAACCCTATATCTGAGGATCTTCGTTCGCTTTACTCTTTATTTTCTcccttttcccaaaaaaattttattttgttcgaATCTAATTCTAAAgagcttccaaaaaaaaaaatctaaagatcTATAGATCCAAATCCAGTGAATCAATATCTGCTTCTCTTCGATCGTCTTTGTCACCTTGAATCTTAGAATTCAAGAAAGAGAAGCTACAGAATGGCAGCCTCTGCAGTAGCTGCAGTCACCGCAGTTATAACTCTACTTGATAAGGTGCTACAGTTCGTCAAGAATAGGTCTGATGGCTATAGTGCTAACATTGAAGATGTAAAGCGTTTGTTTTGTACGTTGATAGCTTACCTGACCGACACAGAAGGAGTAGAAGCTACGGAAGGTTTGATGGATCGAGTGGATCAAGTGAGGGATGTAGCAAATGAGACTAAAGATGCAATTACAGAGTTCATGTATCATGTTCCTGAGCACTGCCATGATTATTGGTTCACCAAAACCTGTCATGATGTTGCTCACTTTTTTAAGGACTTTGTTCCATTACATCAATTTTCCTCACGGATGAAAGCTATCAAAAGAAAACTTAAGGCCATCGATGAGTTGGATCGACTTCGCGTTGGTACCTTTGGAGCTACTTCAAGTTCAAGTGCTGGAAAGGTCCCTTTAAGGACTTATTCTTTTTCCAGAAATGATCACCTTCTTGTGGGTATTGAGGAGAATAAAAAGGCACTTCTGAGTCTTGTTTGCCGtgaagaatcaaaggacatgGTAATTTCAGTAATCGGAGATGCTGGCTCAGGTAAAACCGCTCTTATTCGTGAAGTCTATCAAATGATTAAAGGAAATTTTAATTGCAATGCTTGGGTTTCCGTCCTATCCTCTTGTGAGGGCTTGATAGAGAATCTTTGTGAGGAATTGTGTTTATCTGTTGGACCCGCAAATAAAATGAAGAGGTTGCACTCTTATTTACAGCCACAAAGTTACCTCCTTGTTTTTGATGGTATTTGGACCGAAGATGAGTTGGGTTGCATTAAAAATGTAGTTCCTGATAACAATCTAGGTGGTAGAATACTTATCTCCACCCGTAATCGCAATTTAGCTTCTTATCGTGCAAGATCTAGGGATTGTTCCTATGATCTTAAACTCTTAACAGAGTTTGGGTCTTGGCAGCTCTTTTGTAACAAGACCTTCGGGGCTACTGGCTGCCCAAATTTCTTGGTTGATTGTTCTGAGAAAATTGTGAAAAGATGTGAAGGGTCGCCGCATGTAATTGTTGCAGTTTCCGACTTCTTGTCAAATAAGCCACATACTCTGATGGAGTTCATGAATGTCCATGATAGCCTTAAGTATGAACCAGGAGATCATGTCGGTCATTCCTGCTATTCAATTTTATCTACGAGTTATTACCGTTTGTCATCCATTCTTAAGTATTGTTTCTTGTCCTTTCGTTTTTTCCCTGAGGATTACTCTATCCCAAGTGAAGAACTGGTTTGGCTGTGGATAGGTGATGAGAAAATCGAGCAAAAACGAGGTAAAACTCTGATGCAGGTGGGGTATGAGTACTTAGAGAAGCTAGTTCAGATGAGCTTGGTTCAAGTAATCACAAGGGATTTTGATGGGCGTGTAAAAAGTTGTCGAGTTTCTAATCTTGCAAGAGGTTTCATCATTTCCAAGTCTGAGAAGGATGACTCCTTTACTGTTCTCAGACCTCCACACACTAGTTTGGATGGTGGGAAGCCTCGCCAATTATCTCTCCAGAATTGCTCCCTCTCTATGTTACAAAACAAAGATTTATCTTATGTTCGTACATTATCTGTGTTTGGGGGAGGCGATTCATCTGAATCTATACCCAAAAGCCTTTTTTACAACTTCAGGTATTTGTCGgctctatttttggaaaatgtagCTTTGCATTGTTTTCCTAAAAAAGTTTTCCAACTCACCCTTCTAACGCACCTAAGGCTGAGGAATACCAGGATAAAGTCAGTTCCAAAATCTATTAAGAAGCTTCAGAATTTAAGGATTTTCACACTTGAAGAATCTCTTGTCACCAGTTTGCCCAGGGAGATCATTCAACTTCGCAGCTTGCTCCGTTTGTCTGTTGGTTGCCAAGGCATAAATGATGTTGCTGTAGGAGTGGAAGTGTTTCTAAGAAGTGGGTGTTTTACATCATTACAAATCCTGTCACTTATCAAGGCAAACTACAAAAACAAGAGCATTGTAAAAGAGTTGGGGAACTTGACTAATCTGACTGAACTTAGGATCACAGAACTCAAGAAAGAAGATGGAAAAGATTTTTGTGCATCCATTGAGATGATGGAACATCTTTCTTCTTTGGATGTGAACTCGGCAAGCAATGAGGAGTATCTTGATTTGGGCTATGTAATGAAGCTTCCTAAGCTGCTTAAAAATCTATATCTCGGAGGGAGGTTGGAGGAAATTCCAGCATGGATTTGCAGACTTGATAGTTTGTTAAAACTAATTTTGAAAGGATCAAAACTGCAAACGAATCCACTTGAGGCCCTTCAGGTTTTGCCTTCTTTGGAAGTGCTCCATCTACATGATGCTTACAATGGTCAGGTGCTGAAATTTAGTGCTAAATCATTTTTGGAATTGAGGGtgttagaaattgaaaattgcagTCAATTAGACATTGTTGTGATTCCAGGAAGAGCAATGCCTAAACTTCAGAAGCTGATTGTAAAAAACTGTGGCCTTACCAGGGTTCACATAACGAAGAAAATGCACAGCCAGCTGGAGGAAGTGCTTGTTCCACCAGGCCTTCTATGTTTCCCTGTTGCAATTAactgaaaataagaaacattgTGGTTGAAGCACATCTGTGGTaaggtttcaaatttcaatgtacaaaattattattgttatttatccCTGTAGCATGCTGCCATAATTGCACAtccatttttttggattttttaatcagatacacatacacatacatgcgtgtatatatatatatatatatatatatatatatatatagagttggCGTTCAAACAAGATGGATTGAAGAAATTTGTCAAATATTTTAGTGAAGCTATAGCCTACAATTATCAATATCATATATTTGAAGCAAAGATCAAGCTCCAGTCACATTACCAAAAAATGACTCTTATATTAGAATGTGGGATAACTGTGAATAGACTTTAAAATCACAATCTCCACTACACACAATTCTCCATTTAAGTTGAATTTGACTTTATTTGGATTTGATCAACTAGGAAGTGCATTTCATGCAATCTTCTAGATTAGCATTTTCAACTATTCCTGAATCTTACTGCTTCATAATTTCTTCTATTCAATATAGAATAGAAGTTTAGTATATGTAGGATGGTGTTATTATTTGAATCTGTAAGCTAATTTAGAAGTGAAATTCCCCAATGTGTGTAGGGTCGAAATTATcttatttggttttgattttttgacaAGTGGATTTTGAGGATATTTGATGCTAATAAATCAGCCCAAATAAGTTCTTGATTCCACTGGATTGTTAGTAGTGATGAAGTTCAAAACCTAGTTGATCTGGACAGGATTGGGCGATGCTTTGTTTGTAGTTTGGGATAGGAAGGATTGGTACACATGGGTCTTCCCACACTATACAGTCAATTCCATCACCAATTTTCAAGCATGCTCCTTTTTGTAGTAGGTATTTAACTACCAGAATTACTTTCCACTACCATGAGCTCCTTGAGGTACTTTAGTCGCCCTGAAGGATGTGCCTCTCAAGTATTTAAATTTGAGCATTTTCACCCATGGTTTGTCTTTCCCAAGTTGCTCACCTTTGCTATTAGTGCTTTGTTTATATCTTCCATTAGGCAAAACCCCAAGCCTCCCACTACTTTAGATTTACACAAGGAATTCCTAAGATTTGAGGTATACATGCTTTTTGTCCCCTGCCCACCTGCACAAAAAGTCTCAAAGCAATCCATTCATTTTAGAGCTAACAGAATTTTGAAAATAGAGAGAAGATGTAATATAAATTGTTGAGGCTACTGCCATTGTCCTTAAAAGACAATTTCCTGCTCGTTGGGATAGCACTTGTCCCTTTGATCCTTGGATTTAACTTTAAATCTTTTCCACAACTTCATTGAGAGTGTGGTTCCTTGACTTGTTATGACATTAGGGAAGGCCAAGCAAATTGATTAAAATGGTGCTTTTCTGGGGTTAAGATGGGAAGCAAATCTCTGTGGCTTTCGAGGAATTgacatttttgctaaaaatcaTATGCCTTTGCCATTAACAGAATGACTCGATGATTATTGAAATTCCTCTATGGATTATGGTTTCTGTCCGCCTTAGCAAAGATTAGAAGATCGTTAGGGAATTTTAATGATTACACTATTGGAAGGCTCATtccagaaagaaagaaaaggactAGCTTTGAAAGCTAGGGTGTAGGGAACTAGGGATTTTATAATGTTAATTGAAtcgaaagagagagagacaatggGGGCTTGATGCATCCAACTGATGACCAAAAAACCCAGGTTTGGAACACCCGCAACCACACATGCAGATCAGACCCACAAGAAGTCAGTCCCACCGTCAGCCTCCATCACCAACCTGCAAATCCAATCACTGATCCTATACTGAGTTGTCTTCAAGTACCTGAAATATTGGTATAGTCTCACGGGTTTCATACCAAAGGCTGTACAGAGGTATTAAAGAAGACCTGATTCATTGATCCGTGTCCCACAACTTGgagttttcttaaaaatatatacatacagcCCAAAGCGTATCATTCCCAGAAGCCAACTTGTAAAGCCACTACATTAGTTTGAAGATGTGGAAGACAGAGCAAGTCTGTGGCCAGTCCCAGTGACACCTCCACTCTGCATGTTCAGGttcaattatcaattttttgctgagatttttccttttagcgCACAATGGTGGCAGTCCAACCAcctatttttttatggattttcaAATGTTGGATATTTGAGGTGGAACAGTTCTTTGCACAAATGCATTTATCAAATGACAAACAAAAGATGTGGTTTGCCAAAACAAGAGTTGTTGGGAGAGCTTTAGAGTACTGGAATCATCATGAGAGCCTTCACTTTAGATGCCATTGGTCTCAAATTACTtgggaaagaatgaaagaagatCTTTGTATTGAATATTTCCCACAGTATTTTCACAAGGATCTGCAGCAACCTTCTCATGGAAATTTACAGGATCAAAAAACAAGTATGAGGCAGTGCAACAATGCTCAGCTCACTCATGAAGTATCTACCATACGTCAAGATTTAGAAGATCTAATGCAAAAGGTTCAAGAATTGTCTTTTCAAATGAACCAAGAGGAGACTCAACGTGATTCAATTGGGGTATCAAAAATGACAAGTCACAATGAAATTACAGATTCCCACATAGAAGACAATGTTTGTAATGGAATCATGGTAATGATGGGAGATCAAGTACCACAAGACCCTGATGTTGACAAAGAAGTAGAAGCTTCTATACTTGGAAGAATCATCCATGGTGCATGCAGATCTTCAGTTTGATAAAGTTGAAAAGGTTGATGTTCCAATTCCACTAATTGAGTTTGTGATTCCAGAAAAGTTTAATGAGGTGGAATACAAGGTTTATCTATTTTCAATGCTTCCAAAGAAGACTCAGCAAGTTTTATGTGTAAGAGTTTTCATACTTAAACGCTTTAAAACTTGAGGTCGAGTTTTCTCCAACCGAAGGAGTATGATGCAGGGGcaaaaaataacttattttagaatttgcattttcagatttttgtatttatctcataGGAAATTGGATAACTGAAGACTTTTATTTGTATAGAAATTAGATTTGCGATTAGATAGTGATTAGTATTTGAGTTCAATTAAGATTAGTTTTGGTATGTTGTTatctttatctctttgatttctAGTTCTAGCTCTATATAAGAGACTGGTTTATTTATACTGGAAGATAGACCTGATTAATGAAATTCAGATTGGATATTATTGCTAGAAACAGAGTAGGATTGGCAAATTTGTTATAGCCGGATTCGAGGTCAGCTGGCTCTCCTGAATGGAAATTTATTGTAGCAAATGTTTGACCATGAATTGTTTgaatacctctctctctctctatatatatcaCTTTAGTTGACAATTGGACTTCGACATTTGaaagataattattttgtttgcaaGTATTCATGTATTCGCTATTTGAAAGTTCTTCTATTTGTCCTTATTacacattaacttattttactcaatgttataaaaagaaggaaaaatactTACTGTTAGCTTGGTTTGTCCTGTTGGGTGTTATGTATTTTGTTACTAAGTTGTTGAGCTCACCTCTtcctattttaatatttcagaTTGAGATTTAAAGCTCTGGGGGGAGAATTGACATAACCTTATATTCATGGAGTCCAGGCTGGATTATTAGTTATTTATGCAATGCTTGGAACTTTTCATATTTGGAGACCTTTTGTCATTAGAgatttctattttgttattatgtTCTTTTCTATACGGAATTGCTAAGATTACTtgtatttttgagattttattgtGGAGATACTTTGAACTTGACTCTTAACAAGGTTTGGTGCCTGATATATTTGTGTTGGAATAATTTTTATAGGTACTACAGGTAGCTTCAGAGCCTTGTCTTTACAAGAGGCTTTCAGTTTGAATCGCTAGATTGTCAATCTCCTTCAATTGTTTATCCATTGATTCCATTCTACGATGGACTTTTAGTTTTCTGTTGAGAATGAGAGAATGAAAGGTAGGTGTGATGGGTGGCGAGTGGCAATGTTGGAATAATATAGATTGGTCAATTTTGTGGTGGTGGAGAAAGATTGGGAAAGGTGAAAAGGATTTGGACCCAAATCGTGAAGGGATATGGGGTTCTCAAGGAGTGCAACCTCTATAGCTTATGGAACTTCTGCCTCTATGTCATTCAGTAATAACTCCTATTCCAGTATTAGATAAACTTAATTCATTTAAACATCATTTTGAAACAAACATGCAGTAGTCAAGTGGGCTGAGAAACCCTTGCCCACCTATAAATTATTTGAACAAGCTTAGTAAAACACCATATCATCTCTACCTTTTCCCCTCTCCCGTTTCTGGTCACCTGACTTTGTCATTCTAAATaggaagaaattaaaaagaaaagaaaaaaagagtgatGGTCCAATTGGGTTCAACTCCGCTGGTCAATAATGGATATAGATGGCAGTGTGGCACAGAACCATTATCCTTCTACTGCCTGTAGCGGGTGGTAATTGTTCTAAGAAGCTGCCtaagtctttcttcttcttcttcatcatttttttttccttttgctaaCTGCTGCCTGAGTCAATTGGTCAGGAATATATAGCCCCTATATCCCAAGAAAACAGAGGCACCCAGGTCAATGCCCTAcaattgaatgataaaaattaaaagctataGTCTTTACATAAGTTATGCATGTACTCTTTTCAGCTGAGCCAACCAAGAACAGTCTATGCAATGTGCTTACAGTGCCAACAAAACCTAGACTATTAAAATATACTAGTCAATGTCTCGCATGATGtggatattttatatttttattttgaaataatttctaaGTATTCTTTATTGC
This genomic stretch from Quercus robur chromosome 4, dhQueRobu3.1, whole genome shotgun sequence harbors:
- the LOC126721155 gene encoding disease resistance protein RPM1-like gives rise to the protein MAASAVAAVTAVITLLDKVLQFVKNRSDGYSANIEDVKRLFCTLIAYLTDTEGVEATEGLMDRVDQVRDVANETKDAITEFMYHVPEHCHDYWFTKTCHDVAHFFKDFVPLHQFSSRMKAIKRKLKAIDELDRLRVGTFGATSSSSAGKVPLRTYSFSRNDHLLVGIEENKKALLSLVCREESKDMVISVIGDAGSGKTALIREVYQMIKGNFNCNAWVSVLSSCEGLIENLCEELCLSVGPANKMKRLHSYLQPQSYLLVFDGIWTEDELGCIKNVVPDNNLGGRILISTRNRNLASYRARSRDCSYDLKLLTEFGSWQLFCNKTFGATGCPNFLVDCSEKIVKRCEGSPHVIVAVSDFLSNKPHTLMEFMNVHDSLKYEPGDHVGHSCYSILSTSYYRLSSILKYCFLSFRFFPEDYSIPSEELVWLWIGDEKIEQKRGKTLMQVGYEYLEKLVQMSLVQVITRDFDGRVKSCRVSNLARGFIISKSEKDDSFTVLRPPHTSLDGGKPRQLSLQNCSLSMLQNKDLSYVRTLSVFGGGDSSESIPKSLFYNFRYLSALFLENVALHCFPKKVFQLTLLTHLRLRNTRIKSVPKSIKKLQNLRIFTLEESLVTSLPREIIQLRSLLRLSVGCQGINDVAVGVEVFLRSGCFTSLQILSLIKANYKNKSIVKELGNLTNLTELRITELKKEDGKDFCASIEMMEHLSSLDVNSASNEEYLDLGYVMKLPKLLKNLYLGGRLEEIPAWICRLDSLLKLILKGSKLQTNPLEALQVLPSLEVLHLHDAYNGQVLKFSAKSFLELRVLEIENCSQLDIVVIPGRAMPKLQKLIVKNCGLTRVHITKKMHSQLEEVLVPPGLLCFPVAIN